The Lysobacter gummosus genome includes a region encoding these proteins:
- a CDS encoding DUF6622 family protein, producing the protein MPLSALFSQTPLWVFALLALLVWLGIKRLQARTTPLTRVWMVPAVFIVWGVSGLFARSGAPIDIAAHWFAGAVLGGALGAWSLSPASLRFDHRNRLVHQPGSVLPLLRNLAIFLGHYVLQVIAATQPHLRDSAMGWDVYVSGLSAGYFIGWSIRFVLGQRRAPQTDLLASAA; encoded by the coding sequence ATGCCGCTGTCCGCCCTGTTCTCGCAAACGCCCCTGTGGGTGTTCGCCCTGCTCGCCTTGCTGGTCTGGCTGGGCATCAAGCGCCTGCAGGCGCGCACCACGCCGCTGACGCGGGTGTGGATGGTGCCGGCGGTGTTCATCGTCTGGGGCGTGTCCGGCCTGTTCGCGCGCAGCGGCGCGCCGATCGACATCGCCGCGCACTGGTTCGCCGGCGCGGTGCTTGGTGGCGCGCTGGGCGCCTGGTCGCTGTCGCCGGCATCGCTGCGGTTCGATCACCGCAACCGCCTGGTGCACCAGCCCGGCAGCGTGCTGCCGTTGCTGCGCAATCTGGCGATCTTCCTCGGCCACTACGTGCTGCAGGTGATCGCCGCGACCCAGCCGCACCTGCGCGACAGCGCGATGGGCTGGGACGTGTACGTGTCGGGCTTGAGTGCCGGCTATTTCATCGGCTGGTCGATCCGCTTCGTGCTCGGCCAGCGGCGCGCGCCGCAGACGGATCTGCTTGCGAGTGCGGCTTGA